One stretch of Thermithiobacillus tepidarius DSM 3134 DNA includes these proteins:
- the trpE gene encoding anthranilate synthase component I: MLRAFPSQQEFATLAAAGYNRIPLCRELLSDLDTPLSAYLKTAAGPYSFLLESVQGGEKWGRYSIIGLPAAVRVEIGGERFQVFRDDRCLIDERVSAPLERLRRWWSQFRSAPVAGLPRFSGGLVGYFGYDIVRFVEELPAPPADALEVPDSILLLADELLIFDNLAGRILLVTHVDPGESGAEQAFAAGQARLDHLHRQLLQPLRLPPSRPARQLLEADFVSSFPQAEFEAAVARAQRYILDGDIMQVVLSQRLSAPYAAAPLDLYRALRSLNPSPYMFFLDLERFQVVGASPEVLARLEDGEVTVRPIAGTRPRGRTPAEDQALERELLADPKEIAEHLMLLDLGRNDVGRVAETGSVRVTDQMVIERYSHVMHIVSNVTGRVRKGLDAFDVLAATFPAGTVSGAPKVRAMEIIDELEPVKRGVYAGAVGYIGWNGNMDTAIAIRTAVLKDGRIHVQAGAGIVADSVPAKEWEETMNKGRAALRAAQLAAAGLDRSEQA, from the coding sequence TTGCTGCGCGCCTTTCCCTCCCAGCAGGAATTCGCCACCCTGGCGGCGGCGGGCTACAACCGCATCCCGCTGTGCCGGGAACTGCTGTCGGACCTGGATACCCCGCTGTCGGCCTACCTCAAGACGGCGGCGGGGCCTTATTCCTTCCTGCTGGAATCGGTGCAGGGCGGCGAGAAATGGGGCCGCTACTCCATCATCGGCCTGCCGGCCGCCGTGCGCGTGGAAATCGGCGGCGAGCGCTTCCAGGTCTTTCGCGATGACCGCTGCCTCATCGACGAGCGCGTCAGTGCGCCCCTGGAGCGGCTGCGCCGCTGGTGGAGCCAGTTCAGGAGCGCGCCCGTGGCCGGCCTGCCGCGCTTCAGCGGCGGGCTGGTGGGCTACTTCGGCTATGACATCGTCCGCTTCGTCGAGGAGTTGCCGGCGCCGCCCGCCGATGCCTTGGAGGTGCCCGACAGCATCCTGCTGCTGGCCGATGAGCTCCTGATCTTCGACAACCTGGCCGGACGCATCCTGCTGGTGACCCATGTGGACCCCGGCGAGAGCGGTGCCGAGCAGGCCTTTGCCGCCGGCCAGGCGCGCCTCGACCATCTGCACCGGCAGTTGCTGCAGCCGTTGCGTCTGCCGCCCAGCCGGCCGGCCCGGCAGCTGCTGGAGGCGGATTTCGTCTCCAGTTTCCCGCAGGCGGAATTCGAGGCCGCCGTGGCGCGCGCCCAGCGCTACATCCTGGACGGCGACATCATGCAGGTGGTGCTGTCCCAGCGCCTCAGCGCGCCCTACGCGGCCGCGCCGCTGGATCTCTACCGTGCCCTGCGCAGCCTCAATCCGTCCCCCTACATGTTCTTCCTGGACCTGGAGCGCTTCCAGGTGGTAGGCGCCTCGCCGGAGGTGTTGGCGCGCCTGGAGGACGGCGAGGTCACCGTGCGGCCCATCGCCGGCACGCGCCCGCGCGGCCGCACGCCCGCGGAGGATCAGGCCCTGGAACGCGAGCTGCTGGCCGACCCCAAGGAAATCGCCGAGCACCTGATGCTGCTGGACCTCGGCCGCAACGACGTCGGCCGGGTGGCGGAGACCGGTTCGGTGCGGGTGACCGACCAGATGGTGATCGAGCGCTACTCGCACGTGATGCACATCGTATCCAACGTCACCGGCCGCGTGCGCAAGGGGCTGGATGCCTTCGACGTGCTGGCCGCCACCTTCCCGGCGGGCACCGTCAGCGGGGCGCCCAAGGTGCGCGCCATGGAGATCATCGACGAATTGGAGCCCGTCAAGCGCGGCGTCTACGCCGGCGCCGTGGGCTACATCGGCTGGAACGGTAACATGGACACCGCCATCGCCATCCGCACGGCGGTCCTCAAGGACGGACGCATCCACGTGCAGGCCGGGGCCGGCATCGTGGCGGATTCCGTGCCCGCCAAGGAGTGGGAAGAGACCATGAACAAGGGCCGCGCCGCCCTGCGTGCCGCCCAGCTTGCCGCCGCCGGCTTGGATCGCTCGGAGCAGGCCTGA
- a CDS encoding anthranilate synthase component II, translating into MLLMIDNYDSFTYNLVQYFGELGAEVAVYRNDKITLEAIEEMAPERIVISPGPCTPNEAGISLDVIRHFGGRLPLLGVCLGHQAIGQAFGGRVVHAQQVMHGKVSDIFHTGEGVFRHLPDPFEATRYHSLVVERETLPDCLEITAWTEEGEIMGLRHRSLSIEGVQFHPESIMTRHGKALLNNFLQQG; encoded by the coding sequence ATGCTGCTGATGATCGACAACTACGACAGCTTCACCTACAACCTGGTCCAGTACTTCGGCGAGCTGGGCGCGGAGGTGGCTGTCTACCGCAACGACAAGATCACGCTGGAGGCCATCGAGGAGATGGCGCCGGAGCGGATCGTCATCTCGCCCGGGCCCTGCACGCCCAACGAGGCGGGCATCTCCCTGGACGTGATCCGCCACTTCGGTGGGCGCCTGCCGCTGCTGGGTGTCTGCCTCGGGCACCAGGCCATCGGCCAAGCCTTCGGCGGCCGGGTGGTGCATGCCCAGCAGGTCATGCATGGCAAGGTCTCGGACATTTTTCATACCGGCGAAGGGGTGTTTCGCCACCTGCCCGATCCCTTCGAGGCGACGCGCTACCACTCGCTGGTGGTCGAGCGCGAGACGCTGCCGGACTGCCTGGAGATCACCGCCTGGACCGAGGAGGGCGAGATCATGGGCCTGCGCCACAGGTCGCTGTCCATCGAGGGCGTGCAGTTCCATCCCGAGTCCATCATGACCCGGCATGGCAAGGCACTTTTGAACAACTTTCTCCAGCAAGGGTGA
- the trpD gene encoding anthranilate phosphoribosyltransferase has product MIQQAIKKVVEHESLSRREASEVFQLIMAGEATPAQIAALLIGLRLKGETVEEIVGAAQAMRAVATPVHVHLPHLVDTCGTGGDSAHTFNISTAAAFVAAAGGAAVAKHGNRSVSSKSGSADVLEAAGVRLALTPEQVKRCIEEVGIGFLYAPAHHGAMRHAIGPRREIGVRTIFNLLGPLTNPAGAPNQVVGVYAERWLTPLAEVLRELGSRHVLAVHGADGLDEISISGPTEIAELRDGQILRDRIEPEDFGLKRAPIEALRVADARESLAVLLAVLRGEPGPHRDVVLLNAGAALYVAGLSDSLQAGVAQAEATVDSGAALVRLNTLTHWTNAVPA; this is encoded by the coding sequence ATGATTCAGCAGGCCATTAAAAAAGTCGTCGAACACGAAAGCCTGTCGCGCCGCGAGGCCAGCGAGGTGTTCCAGCTCATCATGGCCGGCGAGGCCACGCCGGCGCAGATCGCGGCCCTGCTGATCGGCCTGCGCCTGAAAGGGGAAACGGTCGAGGAAATCGTCGGTGCCGCCCAGGCCATGCGCGCCGTGGCGACACCGGTGCACGTCCATCTGCCCCATCTGGTGGACACCTGCGGCACGGGGGGCGACAGCGCCCATACCTTCAATATCTCCACCGCCGCCGCCTTCGTGGCCGCCGCGGGCGGTGCGGCGGTGGCCAAGCACGGCAACCGCTCCGTGTCCTCCAAGAGCGGCAGCGCCGACGTCCTGGAGGCGGCTGGCGTGCGGCTGGCCCTGACGCCGGAGCAGGTCAAGCGCTGCATCGAGGAGGTCGGCATCGGCTTCCTCTACGCGCCGGCCCACCACGGCGCCATGCGCCACGCCATCGGTCCGCGCCGCGAGATCGGCGTGCGCACCATCTTCAATCTGCTCGGCCCGCTGACCAATCCCGCCGGCGCCCCCAACCAGGTGGTGGGTGTTTACGCCGAACGCTGGCTGACGCCGCTGGCCGAGGTGTTGCGCGAACTGGGCAGCCGGCACGTGCTCGCGGTGCACGGCGCCGACGGCCTGGACGAAATCAGCATCTCCGGCCCCACGGAAATCGCCGAGCTGCGCGACGGGCAGATCCTGCGCGACCGCATCGAGCCCGAAGATTTCGGCCTCAAGCGCGCACCCATCGAGGCACTGCGCGTCGCCGATGCTCGCGAGTCTCTGGCGGTGCTGTTGGCCGTGCTGCGCGGCGAACCCGGCCCGCATCGCGACGTGGTGCTGCTGAATGCCGGCGCCGCGCTCTACGTGGCGGGCCTCAGCGACAGCCTGCAAGCCGGCGTCGCCCAGGCGGAGGCCACCGTGGACAGTGGCGCGGCGCTCGTCCGGCTGAACACGCTCACCCACTGGACCAACGCGGTGCCGGCATGA